A part of Acipenser ruthenus chromosome 48, fAciRut3.2 maternal haplotype, whole genome shotgun sequence genomic DNA contains:
- the LOC117962564 gene encoding prostaglandin D2 receptor 2-like codes for MKTKYCPLIQVMINISHNYTHIDYTSVSLHGIIAVFGILENLLILWVIGFRVRRTVVSVWILNLAASDFLASLSLPFFAYFLAKGHTWTLGNTFCKIHSSMFFLNMFVSGLLLATVSVDRCLVVLYPVWSQNHRDVRLATRVCLGIWVLAIINTIPFYIFRDTIERVDGGIMCYYNYALYSSPDDDIESLCAVRQDFLAASKFILSFLIPLLVIISSYTAVSFRIKRRNKRRSNRFFKLIAAVIVTFILCWIPYHIFSLLEVTSRNQPNLKVIVGKYLPLVASLTFINCVINPFLYVFSCPDFTAKIRQSLTVVMESVLVEDVDVNRRRSTTRSSASTSEFLTQGYKFRWHREKRGSCGEGKEDEEHPAVF; via the coding sequence ATGAAGACCAAGTACTGCCCCCTCATCCAGGTTATGATAAATATCTCACACAATTACACACACATTGACTACACATCGGTGTCCCTGCACGGGATCATCGCAGTATTCGGGATCCTGGAGAACTTGCTCATCCTGTGGGTCATCGGCTTCCGAGTACGCCGGACGGTGGTCAGCGTCTGGATCCTCAATCTCGCCGCTTCTGATTTCCTGGCCTCCCTCTCGCTACCCTTCTTCGCCTACTTCCTGGCCAAAGGACACACCTGGACCCTGGGGAACACCTTCTGCAAGATCCACTCCTCCATGTTCTTCCTCAACATGTTTGTCAGCGGGTTACTTCTGGCCACCGTCAGTGTAGATCGCTGCCTGGTAGTGCTTTATCCAGTCTGGTCCCAAAACCACCGCGATGTCCGTCTGGCAACCCGGGTCTGCCTGGGAATCTGGGTCTTGGCTATCATCAACACTATCCCCTTCTACATCTTCAGAGACACCATTGAGCGTGTTGATGGCGGTATAATGTGTTACTACAACTACGCTCTTTACAGCTCCCCGGATGATGATATTGAGTCCCTTTGCGCAGTGAGGCAGGACTTTCTGGCTGCCAGCAAGTTCATTTTGTCCTTCCTCATCCCACTGCTGGTGATCATAAGCAGCTACACAGCCGTGAGCTTCCGGATCAAGAGACGCAACAAGCGCCGTTCCAACCGCTTCTTCAAGCTGATCGCGGCGGTCATTGTCACGTTCATCCTCTGCTGGATTCCCTACCACATCTTCAGCCTTCTCGAAGTGACTTCACGAAACCAGCCTAATCTGAAAGTCATAGTTGGGAAATATCTCCCCCTGGTGGCCAGCCTGACTTTCATCAACTGCGTGATTAACCCTTTCCTCTACGTGTTCAGCTGCCCCGATTTTACCGCCAAGATCCGCCAGTCACTGACCGTGGTTATGGAGAGCGTTCTGGTGGAAGATGTTGACGTTAATCGCAGGCGTAGCACCACGCGCTCTTCAGCCAGCACCAGCGAGTTTCTGACTCAGGGGTATAAGTTCCGCTGGCACCGGGAAAAGCGTGGAAGCTGTGGGGAAGGCAAAGAAGATGAGGAACATCCAGCAGTGTTTTAA
- the LOC117967984 gene encoding ovarian cancer G-protein coupled receptor 1-like isoform X1: MANCSMNLTEDITGLTVIYGCVFVVGLPANLLSLWGLFQLLCHSNVLPIFILNLLVSDLIQLVTLPFWVSYLQKEHRWDFGEAACNIVGFIFYVNLYASVVFMCLVAIDRYIGIVHPLTCRRFRTAKTAVATSFGVWLVSFLYCLFGLLPTVYYERQMCMEVYPVGHRYAVFKIGTIVFGFLLPCFILGFTAIRIRSALRSSPSVTQDERRRIVGILCTITVIFVGVFGPYHLVGAYKFLAFFVTSDTCELEKTLFLCYRFCYGLTSFNNILDPLFYIFICDDIRKQLRRSLRCWGRSWESETATHL, translated from the exons ATGGCAAACTGTTCCATGAATTTAACAGAGGATATCACTGGTCTGACGGTCATTTACGGCTGTGTGTTTGTCGTGGGTCTTCCTGCTAACCTGCTCTCTCTGTGGGGGCTCTTCCAGCTTCTCTGTCACAGTAATGTTCTGCCCATCTTCATCTTGAACCTCCTGGTGTCTGATCTGATTCAGCTCGTCACCTTGCCTTTCTGGGTCAGCTATCTGCAGAAAGAACACAGGTGGGATTTTGGAGAAGCGGCATGCAATATTGTGGGGTTTATCTTCTACGTCAACCTCTATGCCAGTGTGGTGTTCATGTGCCTTGTGGCGATTGACCGCTACATCGGCATTGTCCACCCTCTGACCTGTCGAAGATTCCGGACTGCTAAAACTGCAGTAGCAACAAGCTTCGGGGTGTGGCTGGTCTCCTTCCTGTATTGTCTGTTTGGGCTGTTACCCACAGTGTACTATGAGAGACAAATGTGTATGGAGGTGTATCCTGTGGGCCATCGCTACGCTGTATTCAAGATTGGGACCATTGTGTTTGGGTTTCTGCTGCCATGCTTCATATTGGG CTTCACAGCGATTAGGATCCGCTCTGCTCTGCGCTCCTCTCCCTCCGTGACTCAGGACGAGCGGAGGCGAATTGTGGGCATTCTCTGCACCATCACCGTCATCTTCGTGGGGGTGTTCGGACCGTACCACTTGGTGGGGGCCTATAAGTTCCTGGCCTTCTTCGTTACCTCTGACACCTGCGAATTGGAGAAAACCCTCTTCCTCTGTTACCGATTCTGCTACGGGCTGACGAGCTTCAACAACATCCTGGACCCCCTCTTTTACATCTTCATCTGTGACGACATTCGCAAGCAGCTCAGGAGGTCCCTGCGTTGCTGGGGGAGATCTTGGGAAAGTGAGACAGCTACGCATCTCTGA
- the LOC117967984 gene encoding ovarian cancer G-protein coupled receptor 1-like isoform X2: MANCSMNLTEDITGLTVIYGCVFVVGLPANLLSLWGLFQLLCHSNVLPIFILNLLVSDLIQLVTLPFWVSYLQKEHRWDFGEAACNIVGFIFYVNLYASVVFMCLVAIDRYIGIVHPLTCRRFRTAKTAVATSFGVWLVSFLYCLFGLLPTVYYERQMCMEVYPVGHRYAVFKIGTIVFGFLLPCFILGFTAIRIRSALRSSPSVTQDERRRIVGILCTITVIFVGVFGPYHLVGAYKFLAFFVTSDTCELEKTLFLCYRFCYGLTSFNNILDPLFYIFICDDIRKQLRRSLRCWGRSWENFTE, encoded by the exons ATGGCAAACTGTTCCATGAATTTAACAGAGGATATCACTGGTCTGACGGTCATTTACGGCTGTGTGTTTGTCGTGGGTCTTCCTGCTAACCTGCTCTCTCTGTGGGGGCTCTTCCAGCTTCTCTGTCACAGTAATGTTCTGCCCATCTTCATCTTGAACCTCCTGGTGTCTGATCTGATTCAGCTCGTCACCTTGCCTTTCTGGGTCAGCTATCTGCAGAAAGAACACAGGTGGGATTTTGGAGAAGCGGCATGCAATATTGTGGGGTTTATCTTCTACGTCAACCTCTATGCCAGTGTGGTGTTCATGTGCCTTGTGGCGATTGACCGCTACATCGGCATTGTCCACCCTCTGACCTGTCGAAGATTCCGGACTGCTAAAACTGCAGTAGCAACAAGCTTCGGGGTGTGGCTGGTCTCCTTCCTGTATTGTCTGTTTGGGCTGTTACCCACAGTGTACTATGAGAGACAAATGTGTATGGAGGTGTATCCTGTGGGCCATCGCTACGCTGTATTCAAGATTGGGACCATTGTGTTTGGGTTTCTGCTGCCATGCTTCATATTGGG CTTCACAGCGATTAGGATCCGCTCTGCTCTGCGCTCCTCTCCCTCCGTGACTCAGGACGAGCGGAGGCGAATTGTGGGCATTCTCTGCACCATCACCGTCATCTTCGTGGGGGTGTTCGGACCGTACCACTTGGTGGGGGCCTATAAGTTCCTGGCCTTCTTCGTTACCTCTGACACCTGCGAATTGGAGAAAACCCTCTTCCTCTGTTACCGATTCTGCTACGGGCTGACGAGCTTCAACAACATCCTGGACCCCCTCTTTTACATCTTCATCTGTGACGACATTCGCAAGCAGCTCAGGAGGTCCCTGCGTTGCTGGGGGAGATCTTGGGAAA ACTTCACAGAATGA